A region from the Triticum aestivum cultivar Chinese Spring chromosome 3D, IWGSC CS RefSeq v2.1, whole genome shotgun sequence genome encodes:
- the LOC542868 gene encoding triose phosphate/phosphate translocator TPT, chloroplastic, with product MPALGTLSAGGAAAGVAGLLRLRRGPALASPLPAAARAGAVHDGAQLVWGRQLRPALVLPAGLLPLQASKRLTLRPPAASAEPAGEAKSPGLLEKYPAITTGFFFFMWYFLNVIFNILNKKIYNYFPYPYFVSVIHLLVGVVYCLLSWAVGLPKRAPINATLLKLLFPVALCHALGHVTSNVSFATVAVSFAHTIKALEPFFNAAATQFVLGQTVPLSLWLSLAPVVLGVSMASLTELSFSWKGFINAMISNISFTYRSIYSKKAMTDMDSTNVYAYISIIALVVCIPPALIIEGPQLMQYGLNDAIAKVGMTKFVSDLFLVGLFYHLYNQIATNTLERVAPLTHAVGNVLKRVFVIGFSIIIFGNKITTQTGIGTCIAIAGVALYSYIKAKIEEEKRAKAA from the exons ATGCCGGCCCTCGGGACGCTCTCCGcaggcggcgccgccgccggcgtcgccggcctgctccgcctccgccgcggccccgCCCTCGCCTCGCCCCTGCcggccgccgcccgagccggcGCGGTGCACGACGGCGCCCAGCTCGTCTGGGGCCGCCAGCTCCGCCCGGCCCTcgtcctccccgccggcctgctcccGCTCCAGGCCTCCAAGAGGCTCACGCTCCgcccgcccgccgcctccgccgagcCCGCCGG GGAGGCCAAGTCGCCAGGGTTGCTGGAGAAGTACCCGGCAATCACCAccggcttcttcttcttcatgtg GTACTTCCTGAACGTGATATTCAACATCCTCAACAAGAAGATCTACAACTACTTCCCCTACCCATA CTTTGTTTCGGTGATCCATCTACTTGTGGGAGTTGTGTACTGCCTCCTCAGCTGGGCCGTTGGTCTCCCGAAGCGTGCG CCTATCAATGCAACGCTCCTGAAGCTGCTCTTTCCGGTGGCATTGTGCCATGCTCTTGGTCATGTCACAAGCAACGTGTCCTTTGCTACTGTTGCAGTCTCGTTTGCCCACACTATTAAAG CTTTGGAGCCCTTCTTCAATGCAGCTGCTACCCAGTTTGTCCTTGGACAGACAGTTCCCTTGTCTCTGTGGTTGTCTCTTGCCCCTGTTGTGCTTG GTGTTTCAATGGCATCCCTCACTGAACTGTCGTTTAGCTGGAAGGGTTTCATCAATGCTATGATCTCTAACATCTCGTTCACTTACCGGAGTATTTATTCCAAGAAAGCCATG ACTGATATGGATAGCACCAACGTGTATGCTTACATCTCAATAATTGCTCTAGTTGTCTGCATACCACCTGCACTTATT ATTGAAGGACCACAACTAATGCAGTACGGATTAAACGATGCAATTGCAAAAGTAGGAATGACAAAATTTGTATCAGATCTTTTCCTGGTGGGATTGTTCTACCATCTCTATAATCAG ATTGCTACAAACACTTTGGAGCGGGTGGCCCCTCTAACACATGCTGTTGGCAATGTGTTGAAAAGGGTTTTCGTCATTGGTTTCTCGATCATCATTTTTG GCAACAAAATTACCACACAGACTGGAATCGGAACTTGCATTGCAATAGCTGGTGTTGCCCTGTACTCGTACATCAAAGCTAAAATCGAGGAGGAAAAAAGG GCGAAGGCCGCGTGA